A stretch of the Mycobacterium shigaense genome encodes the following:
- a CDS encoding universal stress protein has protein sequence MAPSKTTPDSIALPSTDRIDRPPLGKERTAMSELPIYRPVVVGIDGSKAAIHAALWAVDEAVRRDVPLRLLHTVGQENGHEVEPDAMASKLTAAQTAIQRAVTAIEAKNQLVKIETEIAQGPPVGSLIRASAAASLVCVGALGLRHFEPGRTGSTAGALAVSARCPVAIVRGHHEQRPAQRADDVVVEVNGSPDNGVLLGTAIEEASLRNVGVRAVVCAPAAPGGDDTTTDGDHRARADLDRRLARWRRRYPDVRVESVVAHGSLLDYVAHKRRATTLMVVGAHSRPHLDELLGPRGSAILRDAQCSLLIVNQQNL, from the coding sequence ATGGCCCCTTCGAAAACGACGCCTGACTCAATAGCGTTGCCTTCAACCGATCGAATCGATCGGCCGCCGCTTGGCAAGGAGCGCACTGCGATGAGTGAGTTGCCTATCTACCGACCGGTTGTCGTCGGTATAGACGGCTCCAAGGCGGCCATCCATGCCGCGCTCTGGGCGGTCGACGAGGCGGTGCGCCGGGACGTGCCCCTGCGTCTGCTCCACACTGTTGGGCAGGAAAACGGCCACGAAGTAGAACCGGACGCCATGGCCAGCAAGCTCACCGCGGCGCAGACGGCGATCCAGCGGGCAGTCACGGCGATCGAAGCCAAGAACCAGCTGGTGAAAATAGAGACCGAGATAGCCCAGGGGCCGCCGGTCGGATCCTTGATTCGCGCATCGGCGGCAGCATCCCTGGTATGTGTGGGCGCACTCGGTTTGCGTCACTTCGAACCAGGCCGAACAGGTTCCACCGCTGGGGCTTTGGCCGTCTCGGCGCGCTGCCCGGTCGCGATCGTCCGGGGTCACCACGAGCAGCGCCCCGCGCAGCGCGCGGATGACGTTGTCGTGGAAGTGAACGGCTCGCCCGACAACGGCGTTTTGCTGGGTACCGCCATAGAGGAAGCCAGCTTACGCAACGTGGGAGTGCGAGCGGTGGTATGCGCGCCCGCGGCGCCCGGCGGCGACGACACCACGACCGATGGCGATCACCGGGCACGCGCTGATCTCGATCGCCGGCTGGCCCGATGGAGACGGCGTTATCCCGATGTCCGGGTGGAGTCGGTGGTGGCACACGGCAGTCTGCTGGACTATGTGGCTCACAAGCGCCGCGCGACGACGCTCATGGTCGTGGGGGCGCACAGCCGACCGCACCTCGACGAACTGCTCGGACCGCGGGGCAGTGCCATCCTGCGTGACGCCCAGTGCTCGCTGCTCATCGTCAACCAGCAGAATTTGTGA
- a CDS encoding GAF domain-containing sensor histidine kinase: MHEQLDELLAARDQMEQLLQVIVEIGSDLDLDATLRRIVRAARDLTSAPYGALAIRDSDGMLVAFVHDGIDADLAHEIGPLPVGKGVLSLSLLDAPALRLDDLTKHPAAVGFPEHHPPMQAFIGVPITVRGKVFGNLYLTHDEPERLFSESDEVAARALAFAAAVAIDNAQIFERERMSVKWMDASREITTALLSSVEPGIPPLQLIAERACALTESEQAIVLVPLDADEPIDEIDTLIVSAAVGMNAAEVLGQRVPVDASTSGQVFRTGEPLITDALRYPIQAFTDVGQRSAIVMPLRTRDEVAGVIALARGAGLPPFHDSYLDLVSDFATHAAIALMLATGREHARQLTLVGERERIAHDLHDHVIQRLFAAGMDLQGTVARVRSPEVADRLNRTLDDLQTIIEEIRTTIFQLKSPPELDGDFRNRIQRVVAQLTDNRDIITTLRMYGPTTAVSGELADHAEAVTAEAVSNAVRHSGASRLNIEVRVDDMLTVEIVDDGEGMPVDNARRSGLANMSYRAEQVGGRCEIISAPGDGMRVRWTAPLADH; this comes from the coding sequence ATGCATGAGCAACTGGACGAGTTGTTGGCTGCTCGCGACCAAATGGAGCAGCTGCTGCAGGTGATCGTCGAGATCGGTTCGGATCTCGACTTGGACGCGACGCTGCGGCGGATAGTCCGGGCAGCCCGCGATCTGACGTCGGCCCCGTACGGCGCGCTGGCGATCCGCGATTCCGACGGCATGTTGGTCGCGTTTGTCCACGACGGAATCGACGCGGACCTGGCGCACGAGATCGGGCCGCTGCCGGTCGGCAAAGGCGTTCTGAGCCTGTCGCTCCTCGATGCGCCGGCATTGCGCCTGGACGACCTGACGAAGCACCCGGCGGCCGTTGGGTTCCCCGAGCATCATCCGCCGATGCAGGCATTCATCGGTGTCCCGATCACGGTCCGCGGCAAGGTATTTGGCAACCTTTATCTGACCCACGACGAACCGGAGCGTTTGTTCTCGGAATCTGATGAGGTCGCCGCGCGCGCATTGGCGTTCGCGGCCGCAGTTGCGATCGACAACGCCCAAATATTCGAACGCGAGCGTATGTCGGTGAAGTGGATGGACGCCAGCAGGGAAATCACCACCGCCCTGCTGTCCAGTGTCGAGCCAGGTATTCCTCCCCTTCAGTTGATCGCCGAACGTGCTTGTGCCCTAACGGAATCCGAACAAGCGATCGTGCTCGTTCCGCTTGACGCCGATGAACCTATTGACGAAATCGACACGCTGATCGTCTCTGCCGCGGTGGGGATGAACGCCGCTGAGGTGCTGGGCCAGCGGGTTCCAGTCGACGCCTCCACCAGCGGCCAGGTATTTCGGACGGGTGAGCCGTTGATCACCGACGCGCTGCGCTATCCGATACAGGCATTTACCGATGTCGGGCAGCGTTCTGCGATCGTGATGCCGCTACGGACGCGCGATGAAGTCGCCGGCGTGATCGCGCTGGCGCGCGGCGCCGGCCTGCCACCGTTCCACGACAGCTACCTCGACCTGGTGAGCGACTTCGCAACACACGCCGCGATCGCGCTCATGCTCGCCACTGGTCGCGAGCATGCCCGACAGCTGACGCTGGTCGGCGAACGCGAGCGCATCGCCCACGACTTGCACGACCACGTCATCCAGCGGCTGTTTGCCGCCGGCATGGACCTGCAGGGAACAGTCGCTCGGGTACGTTCACCGGAGGTCGCCGACCGGCTCAACCGTACGTTGGACGATCTGCAGACCATCATCGAAGAGATCCGCACCACCATTTTCCAGCTGAAATCCCCACCGGAGCTCGATGGGGACTTTCGGAATCGGATCCAACGTGTGGTGGCCCAGCTGACCGATAACCGCGACATCATCACCACCCTCCGGATGTACGGACCCACGACTGCGGTGAGCGGTGAATTAGCCGACCATGCTGAAGCGGTCACCGCGGAAGCCGTCAGCAATGCTGTTCGCCACTCTGGCGCCTCCCGGCTGAACATCGAAGTCCGAGTGGACGACATGCTCACCGTCGAGATCGTCGACGATGGTGAGGGAATGCCCGTCGACAACGCACGCCGCAGCGGTCTCGCCAACATGTCATACCGGGCCGAACAGGTCGGCGGACGATGCGAGATCATCAGCGCTCCCGGCGACGGTATGCGAGTTCGCTGGACGGCGCCGCTGGCCGATCACTGA
- the dosR gene encoding hypoxia response regulator transcription factor DosR/DevR: MVRVFLVDDHEVVRRGLADLLAADPELEVIGDAGSVAEALVRIPALQPDVAVLDVRLPDGNGIELCRDLLSTLPELRCLMLTSFTSDEAMLEAILAGASGYVVKDIRGMELAQAIKDVGAGKSLLDNRAAAALMSKLRGAAENKDPLSGLTERERTLLALLSEGLTNRQIAARMFLAEKTVKNYVSRLLAKLGMERRTQAAVFASKLDQQPPPPNVDT, from the coding sequence ATGGTTAGGGTTTTTCTGGTCGACGATCATGAGGTAGTTCGTCGCGGTCTGGCCGACCTGCTGGCAGCGGACCCGGAACTCGAGGTCATCGGTGATGCGGGCTCGGTGGCCGAGGCGCTGGTGCGCATACCCGCGTTGCAGCCCGATGTCGCGGTGCTTGATGTGCGTCTTCCCGATGGAAACGGAATCGAGTTGTGCCGCGACCTGCTGTCGACCCTTCCCGAACTGCGGTGTCTGATGCTGACGTCGTTTACCTCCGACGAGGCGATGCTCGAGGCGATTCTCGCCGGAGCCAGCGGCTATGTCGTCAAGGACATCAGGGGTATGGAGTTGGCGCAGGCGATAAAAGACGTCGGTGCCGGAAAGTCATTGCTCGACAATCGGGCAGCAGCGGCGTTGATGTCGAAACTGCGCGGCGCCGCTGAGAACAAAGACCCCCTGTCCGGATTGACTGAGCGGGAGCGGACCCTGCTCGCGCTCCTGAGCGAGGGATTGACCAACAGGCAAATCGCCGCTCGCATGTTCCTCGCGGAGAAGACCGTGAAGAACTACGTATCGCGGTTGCTGGCCAAACTCGGCATGGAAAGGCGGACGCAGGCGGCGGTATTCGCCTCGAAGCTGGACCAGCAGCCCCCCCCGCCAAACGTGGACACCTAA
- a CDS encoding 1-phosphofructokinase family hexose kinase, protein MQPPAGPGDSRAQIVTLTMNPALDITTSVDVVRTTDKLRCGTPRYDPGGGGINVARVARVLGGSVLALFPAGGPTGDLLMSLLNGAGVPFRHVGIAAATRESFTVNEDSTGEQYRFVLPGPSLTPAEQSRCLEHLRKLAKSAQFVVASGSLPPGVPADFYQRVAAICGSLGARLILDTSGGGLKHVSSGIYLLKASLRELRECVELPLVTEAEQIAAARGLIEKGCAEVVLVSLGANGALLATERASQRFSAIPTLGRSGVGAGDAMVSAIVIGLARGWPLIKSVRLGIAAGAAMLTTPGTAVCERADVERLFAVSGEPCDLTRGT, encoded by the coding sequence ATGCAACCGCCAGCCGGGCCGGGGGATAGCCGAGCGCAGATCGTCACGTTGACCATGAATCCGGCGCTGGACATCACCACGAGCGTCGACGTCGTCCGGACTACTGACAAATTACGCTGCGGCACACCACGTTACGACCCCGGCGGTGGTGGCATCAACGTCGCCCGGGTGGCGCGTGTACTCGGTGGTTCGGTGCTAGCGCTCTTTCCGGCCGGCGGCCCGACCGGTGATCTCCTCATGTCGCTGCTCAATGGCGCGGGTGTGCCTTTTCGGCACGTCGGGATCGCGGCCGCGACGAGGGAAAGCTTCACCGTCAACGAGGACAGCACCGGTGAGCAATACCGTTTTGTCCTTCCCGGGCCGAGCCTGACGCCGGCAGAACAGTCACGTTGCCTAGAACACCTACGGAAGTTGGCGAAATCGGCCCAATTCGTCGTGGCGAGCGGCAGCCTGCCGCCGGGCGTGCCCGCGGACTTTTACCAGCGCGTGGCCGCCATCTGCGGGAGTCTGGGTGCCCGCTTGATCCTGGATACCTCGGGCGGAGGCTTGAAGCACGTGTCGTCCGGGATATATCTGCTCAAAGCAAGCCTGCGTGAGTTGCGGGAATGCGTCGAACTACCGCTGGTTACCGAGGCCGAACAAATCGCCGCCGCGCGCGGCCTGATTGAAAAGGGTTGCGCCGAAGTGGTATTGGTGTCGCTGGGAGCCAACGGGGCGCTACTCGCCACGGAGCGGGCTAGCCAGCGATTTTCGGCCATTCCGACCCTGGGCAGAAGCGGCGTTGGCGCAGGCGATGCCATGGTTTCCGCCATCGTCATAGGGCTTGCCCGCGGTTGGCCGCTGATCAAATCCGTCCGATTGGGCATTGCGGCGGGCGCGGCCATGCTGACGACTCCCGGGACGGCGGTCTGCGAACGAGCGGATGTGGAAAGGCTATTCGCGGTGTCTGGCGAACCCTGTGACCTGACGCGCGGCACCTGA